Proteins from a single region of Lysinibacillus sp. JNUCC-52:
- a CDS encoding B12-binding domain-containing radical SAM protein encodes MNTILTTLNAKYIHTNLALRYLKSAALPEYNPVIAEYTIKDPAFNIVSDLFQKNPDIVGFSCYIWNIEETIHVIKMLKTVCPNVKILLGGPEVSYDVHHWLRRIEEVDFIVMGEGETSFKQLLHHLHGEIPLEDVPGICYLEDGKVRIHAQAPKIDLRELPSPFRFEEDLPHLSKRIQYIETSRGCPFSCQFCLSSIEVGVRYFNRESIKEDIRYLMNNGARTIKFVDRTFNISRSYAMEMFQFLIDEHQPGVVFQFEITADIMRPEVIQFLNDNAPKGLFRFEIGVQSTNDLTNTLVQRRQNFEKLTRTVTMVKNGGKIDQHLDLIAGLPEEDYSSFRQTFNDVFAMRPEELQLGFLKLLRGTGLRLEAEKFGYTYVDLAPYEIFSNNVLNFDDIVRIKHAEDVLEKYWNAHRMDHTIEYLVTEVFDTPFDFFQNFGTYWETKGWSRIGHQLEDLFRRLLEFLETVESANLQVIQSLMQLDYLKAQQFQPRKLWWKDRPTEVQQKALYTALRENPTIAGEEFANLNLTEKELFKHTLIIPHNLDYQKFANGKIVQKNGYLLTYFRHGQEPYFATIPSV; translated from the coding sequence ATGAATACTATTTTAACTACTTTAAACGCAAAATATATCCACACAAATTTAGCATTGCGTTATTTAAAAAGTGCTGCTTTACCTGAATACAATCCTGTCATTGCAGAATACACAATTAAAGACCCTGCATTTAATATTGTATCAGATTTATTTCAAAAAAACCCCGATATCGTAGGTTTCAGTTGCTATATTTGGAATATTGAAGAAACAATACACGTTATTAAAATGTTAAAAACGGTTTGTCCAAATGTTAAAATTTTGCTAGGCGGACCTGAAGTATCTTACGATGTCCATCATTGGTTACGTCGTATAGAAGAAGTTGATTTTATTGTCATGGGCGAAGGAGAAACTTCATTTAAGCAGTTACTACACCATTTGCATGGAGAAATACCTTTAGAAGATGTTCCAGGCATTTGTTACTTAGAGGACGGTAAAGTTCGAATTCACGCGCAAGCACCTAAAATTGACTTACGTGAATTGCCGAGCCCATTCCGCTTTGAAGAAGATCTACCACATCTAAGCAAGCGAATTCAATACATTGAGACAAGCAGAGGCTGTCCTTTTAGCTGTCAATTTTGCTTATCTTCTATTGAAGTGGGCGTACGCTATTTCAATAGAGAAAGTATAAAAGAAGATATTCGTTATTTAATGAATAATGGTGCACGAACTATTAAATTTGTCGATCGTACATTTAATATTAGCCGTAGCTATGCAATGGAAATGTTCCAATTTTTAATAGATGAACATCAGCCAGGTGTAGTCTTCCAGTTTGAAATAACAGCAGATATAATGCGTCCCGAAGTTATTCAATTTCTAAATGATAATGCACCAAAAGGGCTTTTCCGCTTTGAAATTGGTGTACAATCTACAAATGATTTAACAAACACACTAGTACAGCGACGTCAAAACTTCGAAAAATTAACGCGTACAGTAACAATGGTCAAAAATGGCGGCAAGATCGATCAACATTTAGATTTAATTGCTGGCCTACCAGAAGAGGATTATAGTAGCTTCAGACAAACATTTAATGATGTTTTTGCTATGCGCCCTGAGGAATTACAGTTAGGCTTTTTAAAGCTATTGCGTGGTACAGGTCTACGTTTGGAGGCTGAAAAGTTTGGCTATACGTATGTGGACTTAGCTCCATATGAAATTTTTTCGAATAATGTCTTAAACTTTGATGATATTGTTCGTATTAAACATGCGGAAGATGTACTCGAAAAATATTGGAATGCTCACCGAATGGATCATACAATCGAATATTTAGTAACAGAAGTATTTGATACACCATTTGATTTCTTCCAAAACTTCGGAACTTATTGGGAAACAAAGGGATGGTCACGTATTGGTCACCAGCTTGAAGATTTGTTCCGCCGTTTACTAGAGTTTTTAGAAACAGTGGAAAGTGCTAATTTACAAGTTATCCAAAGCTTAATGCAGCTTGATTATTTAAAGGCACAGCAATTCCAACCACGGAAATTATGGTGGAAAGATCGCCCAACCGAAGTGCAGCAAAAAGCACTTTACACTGCTCTACGTGAAAATCCTACCATTGCAGGCGAAGAATTTGCTAACTTGAATTTAACTGAAAAAGAATTATTCAAGCATACCCTTATCATTCCGCATAATTTAGATTATCAAAAATTTGCAAATGGCAAAATTGTACAAAAAAACGGCTATCTTTTAACCTACTTCCGACACGGCCAAGAACCGTATTTTGCAACAATCCCTTCTGTTTAA
- a CDS encoding TerC family protein yields the protein MEAILLQYGWVLIVLVVLEGLLAADNAVVMAVMVKHLPHDLQKKALFYGLFGALIFRFSALFVITVLVNYWQIQAVGAAYLLFMSAKNIYDLRKGKDEEEENDEAAVKKGSGFWMTVLKVELADIAFAIDSMLAAVAIAVTLPHLGNFDIGGINGGQFIIMLLGGFIGVIMMRFAAQWFVKVLNDYPSLETAAFLIVGWVGVKLVVLTLAHEKVGILPTEFPHSTGWELTFWIVLIGIAFVGYLVGVRNKKQTK from the coding sequence ATGGAAGCAATATTATTACAATATGGCTGGGTACTGATTGTACTCGTCGTATTAGAAGGATTACTAGCAGCAGACAACGCAGTTGTAATGGCTGTTATGGTTAAACACTTACCGCATGACCTACAAAAAAAGGCACTTTTTTACGGATTATTTGGAGCATTAATATTCCGATTCTCTGCGCTCTTTGTTATTACAGTATTAGTTAACTACTGGCAAATTCAGGCGGTTGGAGCTGCCTACCTATTGTTTATGTCAGCGAAAAATATTTATGACTTAAGAAAAGGTAAAGATGAAGAAGAAGAAAATGATGAGGCGGCTGTGAAAAAGGGTTCTGGCTTCTGGATGACTGTCTTAAAAGTTGAGCTTGCCGATATAGCATTTGCAATTGACTCAATGCTTGCTGCAGTTGCTATTGCTGTGACGCTTCCACACTTAGGTAATTTTGATATTGGTGGCATTAATGGTGGACAATTTATTATTATGCTATTAGGTGGCTTTATAGGCGTCATCATGATGCGTTTTGCTGCACAATGGTTTGTGAAAGTTTTAAACGACTATCCTTCACTTGAAACAGCAGCCTTTTTAATTGTTGGATGGGTTGGGGTAAAACTTGTTGTTTTAACATTAGCACATGAAAAAGTGGGCATATTACCTACAGAATTCCCTCATTCAACAGGCTGGGAATTAACGTTTTGGATTGTGTTAATAGGCATTGCATTTGTCGGTTATTTAGTAGGAGTACGTAATAAAAAACAAACAAAATAG
- a CDS encoding TrkH family potassium uptake protein, with amino-acid sequence MPWKKSSNKLITPFQALVSYYFIAIAISFLLLRLPGVHQTGVKVSLLDSLFTAVSAVSVTGLTTFNISETYTTFGLVMVLVILQLGAIGIMSLGTFVWLLVGKKIGMRERQLIMIDHNQYNLSGVVQLIREILKILIGIELAGAIILTAHFTNYFDTFEQALIHGVFASISATTNGGFDITGMSLLPFHNDYFVQLITMVLIVLGAIGFPVLVEIKTFLLNRHANFRFSLFTKITTTTYAILFVVGALVILLLESFHSFKGMPWHEAIFSAMFHSVSTRSAGLTTYDVTSFSEATDIFMSFLMFIGSSPSSVGGGIRTTTFAIAILFLITFARGREDIQIFGREIHLIDVFRAFVVILVACFMVLIATIILLITEPHATLIQIIFEITSAFGTCGMSLGITSDLSVVGKIIIIILMFIGRVGLISFLYSLGGGGRGKKSKYHYPKERVIIG; translated from the coding sequence GTGCCTTGGAAAAAATCATCAAATAAATTAATTACACCGTTTCAGGCACTAGTTTCTTATTATTTCATAGCAATAGCAATATCCTTCCTATTGTTACGACTGCCTGGCGTTCATCAAACGGGTGTAAAGGTATCATTATTAGATAGCTTATTTACTGCCGTAAGTGCTGTTAGTGTTACTGGCTTAACAACGTTTAATATTTCAGAGACCTATACAACATTTGGGCTCGTCATGGTACTTGTTATTTTACAGCTCGGCGCGATTGGTATTATGTCGCTGGGAACCTTTGTATGGTTGCTTGTAGGAAAAAAAATCGGCATGCGTGAACGTCAACTAATTATGATTGATCATAATCAGTATAATTTATCAGGCGTTGTCCAATTGATTCGAGAAATTTTGAAAATCTTAATCGGTATAGAATTAGCAGGAGCTATTATTTTAACTGCACATTTTACGAATTATTTCGATACATTTGAACAAGCTCTAATTCATGGTGTTTTTGCTTCTATATCAGCTACCACTAACGGAGGCTTTGATATTACAGGAATGAGTTTACTGCCATTTCATAATGATTATTTCGTCCAACTAATCACCATGGTATTGATTGTGTTAGGCGCAATTGGCTTCCCAGTGCTCGTCGAGATAAAAACATTTTTACTTAATCGACATGCTAATTTCCGATTTAGCTTATTTACAAAAATAACGACAACGACTTATGCCATTTTATTTGTAGTAGGGGCGCTCGTTATTTTACTGCTTGAGTCATTCCATTCATTTAAAGGAATGCCTTGGCATGAAGCGATCTTTTCCGCAATGTTCCATTCCGTATCTACACGTTCTGCGGGACTTACAACATATGATGTAACATCCTTCAGTGAGGCGACAGATATTTTTATGAGTTTTTTAATGTTCATTGGTTCATCTCCAAGCTCAGTTGGGGGCGGTATACGGACGACAACTTTCGCTATCGCGATTTTATTTTTAATCACGTTTGCACGTGGAAGAGAGGATATTCAAATTTTTGGGCGTGAAATCCATTTAATTGATGTCTTCCGAGCATTTGTCGTTATTTTAGTAGCTTGTTTTATGGTGCTAATTGCGACAATCATTTTACTTATTACAGAGCCACATGCGACGCTTATACAAATCATTTTTGAAATTACATCTGCGTTCGGAACATGCGGTATGTCTTTAGGAATTACCTCCGATTTATCGGTTGTAGGTAAAATCATCATTATTATTTTAATGTTCATAGGGCGAGTAGGTTTAATTTCCTTCCTGTATTCACTTGGTGGAGGCGGAAGAGGTAAAAAATCCAAATACCATTACCCGAAAGAACGAGTGATTATCGGATAA
- a CDS encoding SDR family oxidoreductase: MGVHFFTGFPGFISSQLIRELFHKNKTQQVIAIVLAGELPKATVEKSKIEVDYPHCSIQIVEGDITLPNLGLTNQVVQEIQHQIEVFWHLAAIYDLAVPRDIAWKVNVHGTAMVNDFVRTLPNLKRYMYFSTAYVAGLREGVLRENELIRPPAFKNYYEETKYEAEHRVEDLKSEIPITIIRPGIVRGHSETGETIKFDGPYFFLNMVEKLKRLPIIPYIGVSSTAINVVPIDYIINAVTYIMDEKSAEGKTLHLTDPNPHPVQEVYRTMVKLLTDHYPKGRFPLSLAKQSLKVPFIRKMLGVEQESLDYLTWQAVFDTTEAVAILQKGNITCPDFIQTMPKMVDFYLAHKDDKNYQIQIK; this comes from the coding sequence ATGGGTGTTCATTTTTTTACAGGTTTTCCAGGGTTCATTTCAAGTCAATTAATACGTGAGCTATTTCACAAAAATAAAACGCAACAAGTTATCGCAATTGTGCTAGCGGGGGAATTACCAAAAGCAACTGTTGAAAAAAGCAAGATAGAAGTAGACTACCCTCATTGTTCGATACAAATCGTCGAAGGAGACATTACACTACCTAATTTAGGGCTGACAAATCAAGTCGTACAGGAAATTCAGCATCAAATTGAAGTGTTTTGGCATTTAGCAGCTATTTATGATTTAGCTGTGCCGAGAGATATCGCTTGGAAAGTTAACGTCCATGGCACAGCAATGGTAAATGATTTTGTACGAACACTACCGAATTTAAAGCGGTATATGTATTTCAGTACAGCATATGTTGCTGGACTGCGTGAAGGGGTTTTACGTGAAAATGAATTGATTCGACCTCCTGCTTTTAAAAACTATTATGAGGAGACAAAATACGAGGCGGAGCATCGTGTAGAAGATTTAAAGTCGGAGATACCGATAACGATAATTCGTCCAGGCATTGTGCGGGGGCATTCAGAGACTGGGGAAACGATTAAATTTGATGGGCCATATTTCTTTTTAAATATGGTAGAAAAATTAAAACGTTTACCGATTATACCGTATATAGGCGTGTCAAGTACGGCAATTAATGTTGTGCCGATCGATTATATTATCAATGCAGTAACTTATATAATGGATGAGAAAAGTGCGGAAGGGAAAACTTTACATTTAACAGATCCGAATCCACATCCTGTACAAGAGGTATATCGCACAATGGTAAAATTATTAACGGATCATTATCCAAAAGGACGTTTTCCTTTGTCTTTAGCAAAACAATCGCTAAAAGTACCGTTCATTCGGAAGATGTTGGGCGTGGAGCAAGAATCTTTAGATTATTTAACATGGCAGGCAGTCTTTGATACAACAGAAGCGGTTGCCATTTTACAAAAAGGAAATATTACATGTCCTGATTTTATACAAACAATGCCGAAGATGGTGGATTTTTATCTAGCACATAAAGACGATAAAAACTACCAAATTCAAATTAAATAA
- a CDS encoding PAS domain-containing sensor histidine kinase, which yields MKSTSSPTLILNKSGKILNCNEAAIKLFDLNSSFKGYITMDEPSNIKWAKFVKELQSELRSEEIFNIRKNNNDLEMMSFKCFYDPNTEEIVAQLSTINNDRAIELYVSKEQERSQSFSAYDHLPYAVIVSDASGIILGLNKYAEMYLKIEKSQLLHKAHQHIFDSFTMKNGQITTYLSKLMGEKHANIHVVDETQVSRTCYYEISSVFDEYNNIIVTVINDETEKKQLQHKVEHQEALNVVGQMAASIAHEIRNPLTSLKGFTELLKLNADEESRMYLSVIDSELQRMEQILSELLVLSKPTSMKIELIELDQIVKQVIEFMLPDALMKKIMIQYIPTATEVYIGGNENRLKQVFMNLIKNAMEAMHNGGTITVEMNVIDCTIVELMIKDEGSGMDSKTIQNLFQPFYTTKSSGTGLGLAFVKKVIEEHEGIIGVQSEVQKGTCFHMQFPVYTFNQLDSLDVSAKDSAYLVT from the coding sequence ATGAAAAGTACTTCGTCACCAACACTTATTCTAAATAAATCAGGGAAAATTTTGAATTGTAATGAGGCAGCTATTAAACTTTTTGATCTTAATTCATCATTTAAAGGTTATATAACAATGGACGAGCCATCCAATATTAAGTGGGCTAAGTTCGTTAAGGAGCTACAAAGTGAGTTAAGATCAGAAGAAATATTTAATATTCGTAAAAATAACAACGATCTAGAAATGATGTCCTTTAAATGTTTCTATGATCCAAACACAGAAGAAATAGTCGCACAGCTATCAACTATCAATAATGACAGAGCGATTGAATTATATGTTAGCAAGGAACAGGAACGTTCACAATCCTTCAGTGCATATGATCATTTACCCTATGCTGTTATTGTGAGTGATGCGAGTGGGATTATTCTTGGTTTAAACAAATATGCAGAAATGTATTTAAAAATAGAAAAATCGCAGCTTCTTCATAAAGCGCATCAACATATATTTGACTCATTTACAATGAAGAATGGACAAATTACAACATATTTATCCAAATTGATGGGTGAAAAACATGCCAATATTCATGTCGTAGATGAAACCCAAGTAAGCAGAACTTGCTATTACGAAATCTCAAGTGTTTTCGATGAATATAATAATATTATCGTTACAGTTATTAATGATGAAACTGAGAAAAAGCAGTTGCAACATAAAGTGGAGCATCAAGAAGCATTAAATGTAGTTGGACAAATGGCGGCAAGTATTGCACACGAGATTCGTAATCCCTTAACGTCTTTAAAGGGCTTTACGGAACTTTTAAAGCTGAATGCAGATGAGGAATCGCGCATGTATTTATCTGTCATCGATAGTGAGCTACAACGGATGGAGCAAATTTTGTCAGAATTGTTAGTTTTGTCGAAGCCGACAAGCATGAAGATCGAATTAATCGAATTAGATCAAATTGTAAAACAAGTAATCGAATTTATGTTACCAGATGCTTTGATGAAGAAAATTATGATTCAATATATTCCTACTGCTACAGAAGTGTATATTGGAGGCAATGAAAATCGTCTAAAGCAAGTATTTATGAACCTTATAAAAAATGCGATGGAAGCGATGCATAATGGCGGTACAATTACGGTAGAAATGAATGTTATTGACTGTACGATTGTAGAATTAATGATTAAAGATGAAGGCAGTGGTATGGATAGTAAAACAATCCAAAACCTATTCCAACCTTTTTACACGACGAAATCATCAGGGACAGGACTAGGCCTTGCATTCGTGAAAAAGGTCATCGAAGAGCATGAAGGTATAATAGGCGTACAAAGTGAAGTACAGAAGGGGACATGCTTCCATATGCAGTTTCCAGTTTACACATTCAATCAATTGGACTCGTTAGATGTTTCTGCGAAGGATTCTGCGTATTTAGTAACCTAA
- a CDS encoding efflux RND transporter permease subunit has product MNISNFSIKRPVFTLVSMLLIIILGGVSLLKIPITLIPELNPPIGVVVTSYPGASSTEVNEKVTKPLEATLATLPGIKKLQSTSQEGSNLIVLEFNWTTDIEEVQLDILQRIDMTPLPSDAQKPSFLKFDPSQFPIIQLSLRADNDQVDVRILADSLEKELRRTEGVASVNVSGKLIEEVQVTLDESKLIAKGLTQADIIQIIQTNNVSLPGEPVLTADGQMLSTRIISTLTKPEDIADLIVSVNPIDGETLTVGDVATVERAEQKSLTETRANDHPAVLMSVLQESGANTAEVSKAFQQSLNDLLAQEQYKGVVADVLVDQGNYVNLAISNIGSSLLLGGLFAMLVLFVFLRGVKSPIIIGIAIPYSVIVTFVLMYFAHFTLNIMTLGALALGIGMLVDNAIVVIENVERHLGLGKNPIEAAKQGTKEVALAITASTLTTIAVFIPVMFIEGLIGQIFTEFALTISFSLIASLLVALTVVPMLASRLLKMKDQNINEMRKASAFYKHYNASIVWVLKHRFLVILSAVILFGLSVFGLSRIGTEFLPATDEGFASISVDLDRGAAVTKTEQVVTAIEERLKEEQDVDVYVSLIGGTQQSQARGQTSANRAEIYVKLVPLADRKRSIFEFVEEVEKDLNNELGEQADITFNVSTSSGSSPNTLTFRLTDSNEQRLQESVDKVQQELKRINIVTNVMTDLDNTVQEIQIEVDREKAKDYGFLPAQIAQTVNQMTKGQLTTQMIDDDGTVLSVYTGFGQSFNESIESLKAMELRSPAGLFVKLDEIAHVSIQEGPVSIRRSDQAAAVAFFVDYTTKESLGGISKEVDKALEKANLPSETQVVFSGDRELYDSAIDDMLLAVALAVVLVYIVMAAQFESFKYPFVIMFTVPLMIIGVTIAMFATKTLLGVTSVIGILVLVGIVVNNGIVLVDYINQQKMNGMKSYDAILLATQDRLRPILMTALTTILGLLPLALGIGEGTEMNQPMGIAVIGGLITSTLLTLYIVPAVYSLMDKETRRLP; this is encoded by the coding sequence ATGAACATTAGCAACTTTTCGATAAAAAGGCCTGTTTTTACACTTGTGTCGATGCTACTAATCATTATTTTAGGTGGCGTATCATTGTTAAAAATACCAATCACTTTAATTCCTGAATTAAATCCACCAATAGGTGTTGTTGTTACCTCCTATCCTGGTGCGAGCTCAACGGAAGTGAATGAGAAGGTAACAAAACCTTTAGAGGCGACATTGGCCACCTTGCCAGGCATAAAAAAACTTCAATCTACCTCACAGGAAGGTTCAAATTTAATTGTGCTCGAGTTTAATTGGACAACGGATATAGAAGAAGTTCAACTCGACATTTTACAGCGAATTGATATGACACCGTTACCGAGTGATGCACAAAAACCAAGTTTTTTAAAATTTGACCCATCACAGTTTCCAATTATTCAGCTTTCATTACGCGCAGACAATGATCAGGTGGACGTGCGTATTTTAGCAGATTCATTGGAAAAAGAGCTCCGTCGTACAGAAGGAGTTGCAAGTGTAAATGTCTCTGGCAAGCTTATAGAAGAAGTACAAGTAACATTAGATGAATCGAAATTAATTGCCAAAGGCTTAACCCAAGCTGATATTATTCAAATCATTCAAACGAATAATGTGTCACTGCCTGGAGAACCAGTATTGACCGCTGATGGCCAAATGCTGTCGACACGTATTATTAGCACATTAACAAAACCAGAAGATATTGCGGATTTAATTGTATCCGTCAATCCAATAGACGGGGAAACACTAACGGTAGGAGATGTAGCGACCGTCGAGCGTGCAGAGCAAAAATCCTTAACCGAAACGCGTGCTAATGACCATCCAGCTGTATTAATGTCCGTTTTGCAAGAGTCAGGGGCAAATACTGCCGAAGTATCAAAAGCGTTCCAACAATCCTTAAATGACTTACTAGCACAGGAGCAATATAAAGGTGTAGTAGCAGATGTATTAGTAGATCAAGGGAATTATGTGAATTTAGCGATCAGTAACATTGGTTCTTCATTACTATTAGGTGGCTTATTTGCAATGCTTGTATTATTTGTTTTTTTACGAGGCGTGAAAAGCCCAATTATTATTGGCATTGCCATACCTTATTCTGTCATCGTCACATTTGTATTAATGTATTTTGCTCATTTCACTCTCAATATTATGACATTAGGTGCGTTGGCATTAGGCATTGGGATGCTTGTTGATAATGCAATCGTTGTTATTGAAAATGTGGAACGGCATCTAGGGCTTGGGAAAAACCCAATCGAAGCAGCAAAGCAAGGCACAAAGGAAGTGGCGCTAGCAATAACAGCATCTACATTAACAACAATTGCTGTGTTTATTCCCGTAATGTTTATAGAAGGTTTAATAGGGCAAATCTTTACGGAATTTGCACTTACAATTTCCTTCAGTTTAATTGCCTCATTATTAGTCGCATTAACCGTTGTACCAATGTTGGCAAGCCGTCTGTTAAAAATGAAAGACCAAAACATAAATGAAATGCGAAAGGCATCGGCATTTTATAAGCACTACAATGCATCTATTGTTTGGGTTTTAAAACATCGTTTTTTAGTTATTTTATCGGCCGTTATCCTCTTCGGTTTATCCGTGTTTGGCTTATCGAGAATCGGTACGGAATTTTTACCAGCAACAGATGAAGGATTTGCTTCTATCAGTGTAGATCTTGATAGAGGGGCTGCAGTAACAAAAACGGAACAGGTTGTTACAGCAATAGAGGAGCGCTTAAAAGAAGAGCAAGATGTGGATGTCTATGTTAGCCTAATTGGCGGTACGCAGCAGTCGCAAGCACGTGGACAAACAAGTGCAAATCGAGCGGAAATCTATGTGAAGCTAGTACCACTTGCAGATCGTAAACGTTCAATTTTTGAATTTGTAGAAGAGGTAGAAAAGGATTTAAACAATGAGCTAGGTGAGCAAGCTGACATCACATTTAATGTATCAACATCGTCGGGTTCATCTCCTAATACATTGACATTCCGATTAACTGATTCAAATGAACAACGTTTACAAGAGTCAGTTGATAAAGTACAGCAAGAACTAAAGCGCATTAACATTGTCACAAATGTAATGACAGATTTAGATAATACAGTCCAAGAAATTCAAATTGAAGTAGATCGTGAAAAAGCTAAGGATTATGGCTTTTTACCTGCTCAAATAGCCCAAACGGTTAATCAAATGACAAAGGGGCAACTGACGACGCAAATGATTGATGATGATGGAACTGTGTTATCAGTGTATACAGGCTTTGGTCAGTCATTTAATGAAAGTATTGAGTCCTTAAAGGCAATGGAGCTTCGTTCTCCAGCAGGTCTATTTGTTAAGCTCGATGAAATCGCGCACGTATCTATACAAGAAGGGCCAGTATCGATTAGACGTTCCGATCAGGCTGCTGCAGTTGCATTTTTCGTTGATTATACAACGAAGGAGTCACTAGGGGGTATTTCAAAAGAGGTCGATAAGGCTCTTGAAAAAGCTAATTTACCTTCTGAAACACAAGTGGTGTTTAGTGGCGATCGTGAGCTTTATGATAGCGCAATTGATGATATGCTTTTAGCTGTAGCGTTGGCTGTGGTGCTTGTTTATATTGTAATGGCAGCGCAGTTTGAGTCATTTAAATATCCTTTCGTCATTATGTTTACGGTACCGCTTATGATTATTGGTGTTACGATTGCAATGTTTGCTACAAAGACATTACTAGGTGTGACATCTGTTATTGGGATTTTGGTGCTTGTGGGCATTGTTGTGAACAACGGTATTGTGCTAGTGGATTATATTAATCAGCAAAAGATGAATGGCATGAAGTCCTATGATGCGATATTACTTGCTACTCAAGATCGACTGCGACCGATATTAATGACGGCGTTAACAACTATATTAGGTTTGCTACCACTTGCACTTGGTATTGGCGAAGGTACGGAGATGAACCAGCCAATGGGTATCGCTGTAATTGGTGGGCTTATTACTTCGACTTTACTGACATTATATATAGTGCCAGCTGTTTATAGCTTAATGGATAAAGAAACTAGAAGATTGCCTTAA